One genomic window of Prochlorococcus marinus str. NATL2A includes the following:
- a CDS encoding photosystem II S4 domain protein, translated as MRLPKEKILFKSPFHKELETLLHFAEKALSERTAIWSPFLSAQLIEEVKDRFNNLNDISLLFEGGFPSAERKRICFLRSVEEMHSPSIEIPIKGIYIKGNFLFDRAKQSDFRDLIHELHDQADDIGDIWLIRDRGAQAICTKKCADSINQKIGKLREVEIIIHALDLNEMEIPFNRPEKVINTVEASTRIDAIASAGFGLSRSKIIKQIKEGCLRLNWALNDQPSKSVNIGDLIHLEKKGSLKILNIDKTKKERWRIKLLRQ; from the coding sequence ATGCGTCTTCCAAAAGAAAAGATCCTATTTAAAAGTCCTTTTCATAAAGAGTTAGAGACTTTGCTTCACTTTGCGGAAAAGGCTCTAAGCGAGAGAACAGCAATATGGTCCCCTTTTTTATCAGCACAATTAATAGAGGAAGTTAAAGATAGATTTAATAATTTGAATGACATAAGTCTTCTTTTCGAGGGAGGATTTCCAAGCGCAGAACGTAAAAGAATATGTTTCCTAAGATCTGTAGAAGAGATGCACTCTCCCTCTATCGAAATTCCTATCAAAGGTATTTATATAAAAGGCAATTTCCTATTTGATAGAGCTAAACAAAGTGATTTTAGAGATCTCATACATGAACTTCATGATCAAGCTGATGATATTGGAGACATTTGGTTAATCAGAGACAGAGGAGCTCAAGCTATTTGCACAAAAAAATGTGCTGATTCAATAAATCAAAAGATTGGAAAGCTAAGAGAAGTTGAAATAATTATCCACGCATTAGATTTAAACGAGATGGAGATCCCTTTCAATAGGCCAGAGAAAGTAATCAATACAGTTGAGGCATCTACTAGGATTGACGCGATAGCCTCCGCAGGTTTTGGACTATCAAGATCAAAGATAATCAAACAAATCAAGGAAGGGTGTTTGCGACTTAACTGGGCTTTGAATGACCAGCCCAGCAAATCGGTAAATATTGGAGACCTTATTCATTTAGAGAAAAAAGGTTCACTTAAAATTTTAAATATTGATAAAACAAAAAAAGAGCGCTGGAGAATCAAATTACTAAGGCAGTGA
- the murD gene encoding UDP-N-acetylmuramoyl-L-alanine--D-glutamate ligase: MSKQEQSNQIHIVLGLGCSGISAAKLLKTEGKNVLVLENNSNKNLLNISNKLKSEGINVILLDEALHINNFTPWIESVCSITVSPGIDWEHIALKELRGKNINVQGEVALAWERLTHIPSVGITGTNGKTTVTNMLNHILKLNNLNTDMGGNVGKALSKIALENMKNNDQELDWLVLELSSFQIEGSPKVAPTIGIWTTFTPDHLERHNDMESYFKIKRSLLEKSSIRIYNSDDQYLSSKRKELPKGIWVGTNQQSLYSQYQKFWIDQKGYIFEDKKQLFHSSILNIPGKHNLQNLLLAIAAAREIGLDDSSIAKSIKSFKSIPHRLEYLGNVNNLSFYNDSKATNFDSSITALKSVPHPIILLAGGIQKKGDFMPWVKQIKQSTNGIVLFGLSANNLKEELLISSYIGEIIVKKNLEEATIASINIARETNSRSILLSPACASFDQYKNYEERGDHFKNLVKKYKLIK, translated from the coding sequence TTGTCAAAACAAGAACAATCAAATCAAATACATATTGTACTGGGACTAGGCTGCTCAGGAATAAGTGCAGCAAAACTACTTAAAACAGAAGGAAAGAACGTTTTAGTTTTAGAGAATAATTCAAATAAAAATCTATTAAATATATCTAATAAATTAAAATCAGAAGGAATCAACGTTATTTTGCTTGACGAAGCACTTCATATTAATAATTTCACGCCTTGGATAGAAAGTGTTTGCTCTATCACTGTAAGTCCAGGAATAGATTGGGAGCATATAGCTCTAAAAGAATTAAGAGGTAAGAATATCAATGTTCAGGGAGAAGTAGCATTAGCTTGGGAAAGATTAACTCATATCCCGTCTGTTGGCATAACTGGAACAAATGGAAAAACTACCGTCACTAACATGCTTAATCATATTCTTAAATTAAATAATTTAAATACTGATATGGGAGGAAATGTTGGAAAGGCATTATCCAAAATTGCTTTAGAAAATATGAAAAATAATGACCAAGAGTTAGACTGGCTAGTACTAGAATTAAGTAGTTTTCAAATTGAAGGTTCACCAAAAGTAGCACCCACCATAGGTATATGGACAACATTTACACCTGATCATTTAGAAAGACATAATGATATGGAAAGTTATTTCAAGATAAAGCGTAGCTTGCTAGAGAAATCATCCATTAGAATTTATAATTCTGATGATCAATATTTATCAAGTAAAAGGAAAGAATTACCTAAAGGTATATGGGTTGGAACAAATCAACAATCCTTGTACTCTCAATATCAGAAATTTTGGATCGATCAAAAAGGTTATATATTTGAAGACAAAAAACAACTATTTCATAGTTCGATACTTAACATACCAGGTAAACATAATTTACAAAATCTCCTGCTTGCAATAGCTGCGGCAAGAGAAATAGGGCTTGATGATTCATCAATAGCTAAATCTATAAAATCATTTAAATCAATCCCCCATAGATTGGAGTATTTAGGAAATGTAAATAATTTAAGCTTTTATAACGACAGCAAAGCCACTAATTTCGACTCTTCAATAACTGCTTTAAAATCTGTTCCTCATCCAATAATTTTACTAGCTGGTGGTATACAAAAAAAAGGAGATTTTATGCCGTGGGTGAAACAAATAAAGCAATCTACCAATGGGATAGTCTTATTTGGACTGAGTGCAAATAACTTGAAGGAAGAATTATTAATATCTTCTTATATAGGAGAAATAATTGTCAAAAAAAATCTAGAAGAAGCAACAATAGCATCTATTAATATAGCAAGGGAAACAAATTCAAGAAGCATACTATTATCTCCAGCTTGTGCAAGTTTTGATCAATATAAAAACTACGAAGAGAGAGGGGACCATTTCAAAAATCTTGTTAAAAAGTATAAATTGATAAAATGA
- a CDS encoding EamA family transporter: MIGFFAAISAVLFWTFSCSIWRKESENLLPRQINIYKNVLASILFLPVVLTISWLSNMSSIFVLIISGIVGISIGDTLYINALKIIGTRKTLSFEALTPIIATTLGTWSIDEIYPQKVWVGSLIVSFSLLMIVRQNTFQKEEPRERNILGILCAFGSVLCAVLAALLSRVILIGSTLTPLQTTEIRLLSASIFLFLIFKKDFFDIIKNRALTKKNHSNLILSTLLGTNFGILFQQIVFKFLPIGIGWTLLSLSPVFALFISKREGEEINKLTIFYSILSFIGVAITLI; encoded by the coding sequence ATGATTGGTTTTTTTGCAGCAATTTCAGCGGTATTATTTTGGACATTCTCATGTTCTATATGGCGTAAAGAATCTGAGAATTTATTACCAAGGCAAATAAATATTTATAAAAATGTTCTTGCCTCAATCTTATTTTTACCAGTGGTATTAACTATAAGCTGGTTGTCTAATATGAGCTCTATCTTTGTTTTGATAATAAGTGGAATAGTCGGTATTTCTATCGGTGATACTTTATATATAAACGCTTTGAAAATAATAGGAACTAGAAAAACCCTTTCATTCGAAGCTTTGACTCCAATAATTGCAACTACTTTAGGAACATGGAGTATCGATGAGATATATCCTCAAAAAGTGTGGGTAGGATCTTTGATTGTGTCTTTCTCTTTGTTAATGATTGTACGACAAAATACATTTCAAAAAGAAGAGCCAAGAGAACGAAATATTCTCGGTATCCTCTGCGCATTTGGATCGGTCCTTTGTGCTGTTTTGGCAGCTTTATTGTCGAGGGTGATTTTAATTGGTTCTACATTAACCCCTTTGCAAACAACTGAAATCAGACTTTTATCAGCATCAATATTTTTATTTTTAATTTTTAAAAAAGATTTTTTTGATATTATTAAGAATAGAGCACTAACTAAAAAAAATCATTCAAATTTAATTTTATCAACCTTACTTGGCACTAATTTTGGAATATTATTTCAACAGATAGTTTTTAAATTTTTACCTATTGGAATTGGTTGGACTTTGCTAAGTCTTTCACCTGTCTTTGCACTTTTTATTTCAAAGAGAGAGGGAGAAGAAATAAATAAATTAACAATTTTTTATTCTATTTTATCTTTTATTGGAGTTGCTATTACTTTAATTTAG
- a CDS encoding GAF domain-containing protein: MGFGAPKISNEEERLRALAEYRILGTQPEQCYDDITKIASLTCGTPISLMSLVDTDTQWFKSMCGFETKETSRDVSFCAHAIASSEPLIVEDALLDERFKSNPLVVEEPKIRLYAGFPLQTPNDQRIGTLCVIDRKPGHLSDHQHQIMEALSRQVVTLLELRKRSIRLLDALTHMHNTEGILTTCSYCKEVRDSDGEWQHLEKYLSKIADIRFSHGICDLCMEKHFPDVLEVWSDDKLDLNSKKNKPECKKSN; the protein is encoded by the coding sequence TTGGGTTTCGGCGCCCCAAAAATAAGTAATGAAGAAGAGCGCTTAAGAGCTCTCGCTGAGTACAGGATTTTAGGCACTCAGCCTGAGCAATGCTACGACGACATAACGAAGATTGCTTCTTTAACTTGTGGAACTCCCATCTCTTTAATGAGCTTGGTTGATACAGATACACAATGGTTTAAATCAATGTGTGGATTTGAGACGAAAGAAACATCAAGGGATGTTTCTTTTTGTGCTCATGCAATTGCTAGTTCAGAACCATTGATTGTTGAGGATGCGCTATTAGATGAGCGATTCAAGTCAAATCCTTTGGTCGTTGAGGAACCAAAAATTCGTTTATATGCTGGTTTTCCATTGCAAACCCCAAATGATCAGCGAATAGGAACTCTCTGTGTGATTGATAGAAAGCCGGGACATTTGTCTGACCATCAGCATCAAATTATGGAGGCATTATCTAGACAGGTTGTAACCTTGTTGGAACTTCGTAAAAGATCTATTCGTCTTCTTGATGCTCTTACTCATATGCACAATACGGAAGGTATTTTAACGACATGTTCATATTGCAAAGAGGTAAGGGATTCGGATGGTGAGTGGCAGCATCTAGAAAAATACCTATCGAAAATCGCAGATATTCGTTTTAGTCATGGGATTTGCGATTTATGTATGGAGAAGCACTTTCCAGATGTATTAGAAGTTTGGAGTGATGATAAACTTGATTTAAATAGTAAGAAAAACAAGCCTGAATGCAAAAAAAGTAATTAG
- a CDS encoding DoxX family protein: MNFEQTKNLIGRILISAIFIYAIPGKIINFEQTVEVISNKNISPTLAPLLLFSAIVCLIFGSILFISGFKQRFGAYLLLIFIVPTTFIFHFYPFQIKAVLMNAGLIGGLILGLNNVKGNSLKELFNNQANKTN; the protein is encoded by the coding sequence ATGAACTTTGAACAAACAAAAAATTTAATAGGAAGAATCCTAATTTCAGCTATATTTATTTATGCAATTCCAGGTAAAATAATAAATTTCGAACAAACTGTTGAAGTTATATCAAATAAAAATATATCTCCTACATTAGCTCCTCTTTTATTATTTTCAGCTATCGTTTGCTTGATTTTTGGTTCAATACTTTTCATCTCAGGATTCAAGCAAAGATTCGGTGCATATCTTCTGCTTATATTTATAGTTCCAACAACTTTTATTTTTCATTTTTATCCTTTTCAAATAAAAGCTGTATTAATGAATGCTGGGCTAATTGGAGGATTAATACTTGGACTAAACAATGTAAAAGGTAATTCACTCAAAGAACTTTTTAATAACCAGGCAAATAAAACTAATTAA
- a CDS encoding OsmC family protein: MHTEAKHSLSGSVIHTDAPTDHDGEGKDFAPTDLLASSLGTCVITIMAIEAKRRGWKLGNIKIDVYKTMTSEGPRKIKTLVLEIFMPADLDSQTYKILQNTAEDCPVKLNLECSIDIKLKWH; encoded by the coding sequence TTGCACACTGAGGCAAAACATTCTCTTTCAGGGAGTGTCATTCATACTGATGCACCTACAGACCATGATGGGGAAGGAAAAGATTTTGCTCCAACTGATTTACTAGCCTCTTCTTTGGGGACTTGTGTAATAACAATTATGGCTATAGAGGCAAAACGTAGAGGATGGAAACTTGGTAATATTAAAATTGATGTTTATAAGACAATGACTTCAGAGGGGCCTAGGAAAATAAAGACTCTAGTATTAGAAATTTTTATGCCAGCTGATTTGGATTCTCAAACATATAAAATACTTCAAAATACAGCTGAGGATTGTCCTGTGAAGCTTAATCTTGAATGCTCTATTGATATTAAGTTGAAGTGGCATTAA